CCTCCGCTGGTTCCTCATTTTCTGCGTCCAGCTCACTTCGGGAACAGCAGAAATGGGGGGCAAAGAGACAGAGGTGAAGAACTGCCCTCTCCGGTCCGTGACGTAGGGCGTGTTCCACTGCTCTCCCAGATTAGGAAAATCAGAAATCGTGCCCGACGAAAAGAACGTGTGAGCCGTGACTTTCCCTGACACACCCGTTATCTGAGGCGGGGAGGCAatgtgggaggggatttCGGGGTCAAAAGTCAGGCTGACTCTCATTGTTGGTCGGGAGACGAGACTGTTCCCGTCCGACGAAATGACTGCTGCTGATGGTTGGTGGGCTTCGGCGGTGATCTTGCCTAGCTTCGTCGAGAGGATGAAGCTCTTGCGCAAAGTTTTGGACTTGGTCATGGTGTATAGTCTGTCCTTGGGGGTGATGTTCAGGGGTGGTTCCTCGGGGGTTGATGGCAAGACCTGGATGTTGCGTGTCCCCTCCATGATTCtcgtcttcttgatggcggtgttCTCTGGTCGCGGGCCTGTGGAGGAGACGGTTTCCCTCAGGACGCGAGCTTTGATGCTGTATTCCACACGGGTCATGCGAGGCGCCATGTCGTCCTTCTCCCAGCCACCGCCCATGCTGGGTGGGAGCAAAACGTGGTGATCCTGGAGCTGATCTGATAGCCGCTTGTGGTTACAGGCGTTGATGGTGAGCTGGCTAGGAATAACAAAGTTGAAGGGAATGGTGTAGGTCCCGCCCGTCTCCAACACCTTGGGCAGGGGGTATGTCGACTCGGGGACTGGCATGACCATTTTGAGGAAGGTGTGTGTGATCTCCTGGGGGAAGCTCATGCCGTCGAAGCTGGCCTTGGTGTTGCCAATGAGAACAATCTGAATCGAGTCGAAGTGGACATCTCGCTTAGTAACAATCGTAACCTCGCCCTTCACAGGCGATCCAGATGTATAGACTTTGGCGTTGTAGTGGTCCTTTAGGTGGACTCGGATGTCAGATTTGGGAAAGGCCAGGTCCCTAGTAAGTGGTGGGAAGTCATGCGAGTCATGGGCACTCGAGGCCGAGTTGGATGAAGGTGTAGCCGCCATTGTGGAGACTAGACGGACTTGAGACCGAGTCCAGAGGTAAACGGCTAGAAGAGGACAAGATATAGCAAAAGGGGAAATTGCTGTCAACGACGGGTGTAACTGAATGTCTCCTGTTGGCTTCCGTGGGCAGCAAACTTTTCAGAGGTCGTCACCTGTGCCGACAAGACAGCAAGCGTACAACAGCCAGCGGGATGGCCAAACAAACAAGGTGCAGGTAAAAGGGGTCCGGTGGTTCACAATCGATGGGTCAGAAAACTGTAACAGCCTCAGGCGTTGAGCGGCGTTCGCGACCGTCTTATAGCGGGCTGCCCTAACCCCATGGTTTAGTTGGACCCAGGGTAGATGGTGGATAACAAAGCTTTTGACTCATTACAAAGCcagaagggaaaaaaaaaagagagagctAGGCGGACGAGGCAGAGCATTGATCTGGCTAACCTGCTTCTGTTCCCCGGGGTGCCGTCCAtgtctcccccttccctacCCTGCCGACCTAATGCCTACCCGGGCCAGGGGGGTGTGATTGGAGCACATGTGGACAAAAAGGacgtgggtggtggtgggtgcgCAATTGCTACTTTGGTCAACAGCATCAAAAGGAGGGCGGGGCAGCTCTTGGCTCCCATCACTCGGTTGGTCGTTTCGTCAGTCGACCCGGAAAGCTGAACCGCTATTTGGCATCGGCAAGGAGTGGGATGCCGTGATGGAGGGTGCCAAGAGCCCAGACGAACGCCTCGCGCCCTACATCCTTTTGTGTTGCAAATGCTGGCCAGTCTCTTTGCTCAAGGAGAGGGCGTGGCCTCTCTGTGAATTTGGACTCCCTGATGGGGACATGATGCGGAAAAGGCTGACTCCCAGGGTGTTGAACAAGGACAAACCGATCGTCAAAGCTGGGGTTGTCATTGGCCAGAGCTCTCGACACTAGCTAGCCGTGATCGATGAGCTTTTTTAACGGGCACCATCGTTTCGTCTCTTGTTGGCCGAAAGGCGCAAAAGTCCGTTGACCGGTCATCGGATGTCAAAGGGAAATGCTGGGCCGTCGCTTCGACGTCAGCCGTTTCCCCTGCCTCGATGTGGCTTGGTCTAGTCTGATCTAGTGATACGTATGTGCTTTCAATATGTGATATGTTGCCCATGTGTCACTATCTGAATCTCTACGGGTAGCCATCTGTGAAGGAGCAGATAGCTTCACAATCCTCACCAACCGTCTGATATGTTCCTGAACTGTCACCAAGCCCAGCGAACAGAAAAAACTCTCCGAGGAGATCACAAACTATACAGTCGTCATCCGATCTTCATAGACGTAAGGTACATAGTTCGAGCAGTGTTAGTGAAGGGCGGTCCCAGACAGTGACAGAAGGCGGGTCTTGTCTTCAATTCCTAA
This window of the Podospora pseudoanserina strain CBS 124.78 chromosome 3, whole genome shotgun sequence genome carries:
- a CDS encoding hypothetical protein (COG:S; EggNog:ENOG503NZ9S): MAATPSSNSASSAHDSHDFPPLTRDLAFPKSDIRVHLKDHYNAKVYTSGSPVKGEVTIVTKRDVHFDSIQIVLIGNTKASFDGMSFPQEITHTFLKMVMPVPESTYPLPKVLETGGTYTIPFNFVIPSQLTINACNHKRLSDQLQDHHVLLPPSMGGGWEKDDMAPRMTRVEYSIKARVLRETVSSTGPRPENTAIKKTRIMEGTRNIQVLPSTPEEPPLNITPKDRLYTMTKSKTLRKSFILSTKLGKITAEAHQPSAAVISSDGNSLVSRPTMRVSLTFDPEIPSHIASPPQITGVSGKVTAHTFFSSGTISDFPNLGEQWNTPYVTDRRGQFFTSVSLPPISAVPEVSWTQKMRNQRRDSGYGTESSSSPVVGKDKQKSPVYLTSTVDIPISLPTDKKTFVPTFHGCIASRVYTLSLSLNMAMALEKSKKRSSVGTRVNLTVPLQVAVEQPGAAVAGGLGQELPSFEEAQADEHLRPRVIQVMSEELREEVQRGRDSWMGGGGGVSSQNTGSSSSDASSGTDGLPGYGDGVVAGQDNEQGQEQEEDRLPGYGEVGGSGRWRRVVVEAPC